The following proteins come from a genomic window of Acanthopagrus latus isolate v.2019 chromosome 5, fAcaLat1.1, whole genome shotgun sequence:
- the rhobtb4 gene encoding rho related BTB domain containing 4 isoform X1: protein MWVNSGTVGRALSMDIDTDYERPNVETIKCVVVGDNAVGKTRLICARACNATLTQYQLLATHVPTVWAIDQYRVCQEVLERSRDVVDEVSVSLRLWDTFGDHHKDRRFAYGRSDVVVLCFSLANPNSLRHVRTMWFPEIKHFCPRTPIILVGCQLDLRYADLDAVNRARRPLAKPIKPTDILPPERGHEVAKELGIPYYETSIVAQFGVKDVFDNAIRAALISRRHLQFWKSHLKKVQRPLLQAPFLPPRPPRPIVGIPDPPPADGEGPDSLFCHPLCADVLFLLQGGATRVFAHKVYLATSCSKFYDLFTLDLGGSCLGPRGEEQENKENLESGEEDEQSRRGAKEQAGRTKSLDIDKDGVDGGVRGLNRPQLLQQGSLRTSQSDNALPSRALYSLGALGTGRALSGWGRGFLSVCLEHVDDPMTGRPRLMTVVAMDALIQEEPFKVVLQYLYTGSLDEGRGDLMQVATIAELLEVFDLRMMVANVLNRESFMNQEITKAFHVRRANRIKECLNKGTFADVVFRLDDGCLPAHKPLLISSCNWMAAMFRGSFMESYIEEVPIPNTSTACMHGVLEFLYCGLLTPCPGLEPMELIVLANRLCLPRLVALTEQHAVDELLQLAVKGGDIDGQVLAYLEVAQFHNAKQLSAWCLHHICTNYNSICRKFPKDMKAMSPENQRHFEKQRWPPVWFLKEEDRYLRSQKEREREEEILRKQHTKRGWCFWRHPSSSPHVS, encoded by the exons GGCCCTCTCCATGGATATAGACACAGACTATGAGCGGCCCAATGTGGAAACCATTAAATGTGTGGTGGTTGGGGATAATGCAGTAGGCAAGACCAGGCTAATCTGTGCCCGGGCCTGCAATGCCACCCTCACACAGTATCAGCTGCTTGCCACCCACGTGCCAACCGTCTGGGCCATCGACCAGTACCGTGTATGCCAGGAG GTGTTAGAGAGATCTCGTGATGTAGTGGATGAGGTCAGCGTGTCCCTGAGGCTATGGGACACATTCGGGGATCATCACAAAGACAGACGATTTGCCTATGGCAg GTCTGATGTAGTGGTGCTGTGCTTCTCTCTGGCTAATCCCAACTCCCTGCGCCATGTACGCACCATGTGGTTCCCGGAGATCAAGCACTTTTGTCCCCGGACACCCATCATTCTTGTTGGCTGCCAGCTGGATCTGCGCTATGCTGACCTGGATGCAGTTAACCGCGCACGACGACCCCTAGCCAA ACCCATCAAACCAACAGACATCCTTCCCCCGGAGAGAGGCCACGAGGTGGCAAAGGAACTCGGGATTCCCTACTATGAGACGAGCATTGTTGCCCAGTTCGGAGTCAAAGATGTTTTTGACAATGCCATCCGAGCTGCCCTCATCTCCCGTCGTCACCTGCAGTTCTGGAAGTCTCACCTGAAAAAGGTCCAGAGGCCCCTTCTCCAGGCGCCCTTCCTGCCTCCGCGTCCGCCTCGCCCCATCGTGGGCATCCCAGACCCGCCTCCTGCGGACGGCGAGGGCCCTGATTCCCTTTTCTGCCATCCGCTGTGTGCAGATGTCCTCTTCCTTCTTCAGGGCGGTGCCACTCGCGTCTTTGCACACAAAGTCTATCTGGCTACTTCCTGCTCCAAGTTCTATGACCTCTTCACCCTTGATCTTGGTGGATCGTGTCTGGGGCCACGGGGGGAGGAACAGGAGAATAAGGAAAACTTGGAGAGCGGGGAGGAAGatgagcagagcaggagaggagccaAGGAGCAAGCTGGGCGCACTAAGAGCCTGGACATTGATAAAGACGGGGTGGACGGAGGAGTGCGGGGCCTGAATCGAccccagctgctccagcagggCTCTTTGAGGACTTCCCAGAGCGATAATGCCCTCCCCTCCAGAGCTTTGTACTCTCTGGGTGCACTGGGGACTGGGCGAGCACTTTCTGGATGGGGAAGGGGGTTCCTGAGTGTGTGCCTGGAGCATGTCGATGATCCCATGACTGGACGACCACGACTCATGACTGTTGTAGCCATGGACGCACTTATACAGGAAGAACCATTCAAG GTGGTGCTTCAGTACCTGTACACAGGCAGCCTGGACGAGGGCCGAGGCGACCTGATGCAGGTGGCAACCATAGCAGAGCTGCTCGAGGTGTTTGACCTGCGGATGATGGTGGCCAATGTTCTCAACCGGGAGAGCTTCATGAACCAGGAGATCACCAAGGCCTTCCATGTGCGCCGAGCCAACCGCATCAAAGAGTGTCTCAATAAGGGGACCTTTGCTG ATGTGGTGTTCCGACTGGACGATGGCTGCCTCCCGGCCCACAAGCCCCTGCTCATCTCCAGCTGCAACTGGATGGCCGCCATGTTCCGTGGGTCCTTCATGGAAAGCTACATCGAAGAG GTACCCATTCCAAACACAAGTACAGCCTGCATGCACGGGGTGTTGGAGTTCCTGTACTGCGGTCTGCTGACACCCTGTCCTGGTTTGGAGCCCATGGAACTAATTGTTCTGGCCAACCGTCTCTGTTTGCCACGCCTTGTCGCCCTCACAG AACAGCATGCTGTGGATGAGCTTCTCCAGTTGGCAGTGAAGGGGGGCGACATTGATGGACAGGTGTTGGCTTACCTCGAGGTTGCACAG tTCCACAATGCCAAGCAACTATCAGCTTGgtgtctccatcacatctgcACTAATTATAACAGCATCTGCCGCAAGTTTCCCAAAGACATGAAGGCCATGTCTCCAG AGAACCAGAGACATTTTGAGAAGCAGCGCTGGCCTCCTGTGTGGTTCCTGAAGGAGGAGGACCGCTACCTGCGCTCCCAGAAGGAGCGTGAGCGTGAGGAGGAGATCTTGCGCAAGCAGCACACCAAACGGGGCTGGTGTTTCTGGAGGCACCCGTCCTCCTCTCCACACGTCTCCTAG
- the rhobtb4 gene encoding rho related BTB domain containing 4 isoform X2, which produces MDIDTDYERPNVETIKCVVVGDNAVGKTRLICARACNATLTQYQLLATHVPTVWAIDQYRVCQEVLERSRDVVDEVSVSLRLWDTFGDHHKDRRFAYGRSDVVVLCFSLANPNSLRHVRTMWFPEIKHFCPRTPIILVGCQLDLRYADLDAVNRARRPLAKPIKPTDILPPERGHEVAKELGIPYYETSIVAQFGVKDVFDNAIRAALISRRHLQFWKSHLKKVQRPLLQAPFLPPRPPRPIVGIPDPPPADGEGPDSLFCHPLCADVLFLLQGGATRVFAHKVYLATSCSKFYDLFTLDLGGSCLGPRGEEQENKENLESGEEDEQSRRGAKEQAGRTKSLDIDKDGVDGGVRGLNRPQLLQQGSLRTSQSDNALPSRALYSLGALGTGRALSGWGRGFLSVCLEHVDDPMTGRPRLMTVVAMDALIQEEPFKVVLQYLYTGSLDEGRGDLMQVATIAELLEVFDLRMMVANVLNRESFMNQEITKAFHVRRANRIKECLNKGTFADVVFRLDDGCLPAHKPLLISSCNWMAAMFRGSFMESYIEEVPIPNTSTACMHGVLEFLYCGLLTPCPGLEPMELIVLANRLCLPRLVALTEQHAVDELLQLAVKGGDIDGQVLAYLEVAQFHNAKQLSAWCLHHICTNYNSICRKFPKDMKAMSPENQRHFEKQRWPPVWFLKEEDRYLRSQKEREREEEILRKQHTKRGWCFWRHPSSSPHVS; this is translated from the exons ATGGATATAGACACAGACTATGAGCGGCCCAATGTGGAAACCATTAAATGTGTGGTGGTTGGGGATAATGCAGTAGGCAAGACCAGGCTAATCTGTGCCCGGGCCTGCAATGCCACCCTCACACAGTATCAGCTGCTTGCCACCCACGTGCCAACCGTCTGGGCCATCGACCAGTACCGTGTATGCCAGGAG GTGTTAGAGAGATCTCGTGATGTAGTGGATGAGGTCAGCGTGTCCCTGAGGCTATGGGACACATTCGGGGATCATCACAAAGACAGACGATTTGCCTATGGCAg GTCTGATGTAGTGGTGCTGTGCTTCTCTCTGGCTAATCCCAACTCCCTGCGCCATGTACGCACCATGTGGTTCCCGGAGATCAAGCACTTTTGTCCCCGGACACCCATCATTCTTGTTGGCTGCCAGCTGGATCTGCGCTATGCTGACCTGGATGCAGTTAACCGCGCACGACGACCCCTAGCCAA ACCCATCAAACCAACAGACATCCTTCCCCCGGAGAGAGGCCACGAGGTGGCAAAGGAACTCGGGATTCCCTACTATGAGACGAGCATTGTTGCCCAGTTCGGAGTCAAAGATGTTTTTGACAATGCCATCCGAGCTGCCCTCATCTCCCGTCGTCACCTGCAGTTCTGGAAGTCTCACCTGAAAAAGGTCCAGAGGCCCCTTCTCCAGGCGCCCTTCCTGCCTCCGCGTCCGCCTCGCCCCATCGTGGGCATCCCAGACCCGCCTCCTGCGGACGGCGAGGGCCCTGATTCCCTTTTCTGCCATCCGCTGTGTGCAGATGTCCTCTTCCTTCTTCAGGGCGGTGCCACTCGCGTCTTTGCACACAAAGTCTATCTGGCTACTTCCTGCTCCAAGTTCTATGACCTCTTCACCCTTGATCTTGGTGGATCGTGTCTGGGGCCACGGGGGGAGGAACAGGAGAATAAGGAAAACTTGGAGAGCGGGGAGGAAGatgagcagagcaggagaggagccaAGGAGCAAGCTGGGCGCACTAAGAGCCTGGACATTGATAAAGACGGGGTGGACGGAGGAGTGCGGGGCCTGAATCGAccccagctgctccagcagggCTCTTTGAGGACTTCCCAGAGCGATAATGCCCTCCCCTCCAGAGCTTTGTACTCTCTGGGTGCACTGGGGACTGGGCGAGCACTTTCTGGATGGGGAAGGGGGTTCCTGAGTGTGTGCCTGGAGCATGTCGATGATCCCATGACTGGACGACCACGACTCATGACTGTTGTAGCCATGGACGCACTTATACAGGAAGAACCATTCAAG GTGGTGCTTCAGTACCTGTACACAGGCAGCCTGGACGAGGGCCGAGGCGACCTGATGCAGGTGGCAACCATAGCAGAGCTGCTCGAGGTGTTTGACCTGCGGATGATGGTGGCCAATGTTCTCAACCGGGAGAGCTTCATGAACCAGGAGATCACCAAGGCCTTCCATGTGCGCCGAGCCAACCGCATCAAAGAGTGTCTCAATAAGGGGACCTTTGCTG ATGTGGTGTTCCGACTGGACGATGGCTGCCTCCCGGCCCACAAGCCCCTGCTCATCTCCAGCTGCAACTGGATGGCCGCCATGTTCCGTGGGTCCTTCATGGAAAGCTACATCGAAGAG GTACCCATTCCAAACACAAGTACAGCCTGCATGCACGGGGTGTTGGAGTTCCTGTACTGCGGTCTGCTGACACCCTGTCCTGGTTTGGAGCCCATGGAACTAATTGTTCTGGCCAACCGTCTCTGTTTGCCACGCCTTGTCGCCCTCACAG AACAGCATGCTGTGGATGAGCTTCTCCAGTTGGCAGTGAAGGGGGGCGACATTGATGGACAGGTGTTGGCTTACCTCGAGGTTGCACAG tTCCACAATGCCAAGCAACTATCAGCTTGgtgtctccatcacatctgcACTAATTATAACAGCATCTGCCGCAAGTTTCCCAAAGACATGAAGGCCATGTCTCCAG AGAACCAGAGACATTTTGAGAAGCAGCGCTGGCCTCCTGTGTGGTTCCTGAAGGAGGAGGACCGCTACCTGCGCTCCCAGAAGGAGCGTGAGCGTGAGGAGGAGATCTTGCGCAAGCAGCACACCAAACGGGGCTGGTGTTTCTGGAGGCACCCGTCCTCCTCTCCACACGTCTCCTAG